One genomic segment of Pandoraea sputorum includes these proteins:
- a CDS encoding anti-sigma factor family protein has translation MVITDQILLSYVDGSLTEDAASKVEAAIASSPDVAARVEALYASDLPFQAAYETCFTAPVPPELVSTVRTLVRGRTTLDVPSHVASANDARFVRAGRDGREGRRVHVRSPGTVARRSALDREFDEATSPDSKSPGVIWWQIGGFAAGAAAFAVLVASAGARFLTEGPAPTPLPQMPISRGMSVAGNPDIDSVAVSPPEAANAWHGSYEPWVRAFVSYQSLFARATLDPLDDEAAEAIATVRAIRHRDDIPLVVPDLRRAGMEFKRLQRLQFDGRAVVQMAYLPREGPPVAIYVVKDTRLAHGPSAQTIPPMDTVTWRRDGQMFALVAPSGASDLLPIARALANDVVPVLYDGGTTPPGLQANGVLQPFTDTMADAPLSKTYESR, from the coding sequence ATGGTGATCACCGACCAGATTCTTCTCTCCTACGTCGACGGTAGCCTGACCGAGGATGCCGCGTCCAAGGTCGAAGCCGCGATAGCGAGTTCGCCGGACGTGGCGGCGCGTGTGGAGGCGTTGTACGCGTCCGATCTGCCGTTTCAGGCCGCGTACGAGACCTGTTTCACTGCGCCAGTCCCGCCTGAGCTGGTGTCGACGGTGCGCACGCTGGTGCGAGGGCGCACGACGCTGGATGTGCCGTCGCACGTCGCCAGCGCCAACGACGCGCGCTTCGTCCGGGCGGGGCGCGACGGTAGAGAAGGGCGACGCGTGCACGTCCGCAGCCCGGGCACTGTGGCGCGCCGTAGCGCGCTGGATCGCGAGTTCGATGAAGCGACGTCGCCCGACAGCAAGTCGCCGGGCGTCATCTGGTGGCAGATCGGAGGTTTCGCCGCGGGCGCGGCGGCGTTCGCCGTGCTGGTCGCCAGTGCCGGTGCACGCTTTCTGACCGAAGGCCCCGCGCCGACGCCCTTGCCCCAGATGCCCATCTCGCGCGGCATGTCCGTTGCGGGCAATCCGGATATCGACAGTGTGGCGGTGTCGCCGCCGGAGGCCGCCAACGCGTGGCATGGTTCTTACGAGCCCTGGGTGCGCGCATTTGTTTCGTATCAATCGCTCTTTGCCAGAGCGACCCTCGATCCGCTCGACGACGAAGCGGCCGAGGCCATCGCCACGGTGCGCGCCATCCGCCACCGCGACGACATTCCACTGGTGGTGCCCGATCTGCGCCGTGCCGGTATGGAGTTCAAGCGCTTGCAGCGCTTACAGTTCGACGGCCGCGCCGTCGTTCAGATGGCTTATCTGCCCCGCGAAGGGCCGCCCGTGGCGATCTACGTCGTGAAAGACACGCGTCTGGCGCACGGCCCCTCTGCACAGACCATTCCCCCCATGGATACGGTGACGTGGCGCCGCGACGGGCAAATGTTTGCGCTGGTTGCGCCTTCCGGCGCGAGCGATCTGCTGCCGATTGCCCGCGCGCTCGCCAACGACGTCGTGCCGGTGCTCTACGACGGCGGCACCACACCGCCGGGCCTGCAGGCCAACGGAGTCTTGCAGCCGTTCACCGATACGATGGCGGACGCCCCCCTTTCAAAGACTTATGAATCTCGCTGA
- a CDS encoding cytochrome P450, which translates to MNLADFSSPAFFDNPYPIYERLRQAGDLVPIGPSLMMTGRYDLIEALLHDRRMGKAYMPSVIARYGPLAVEQPVFRAISRMFLMANPPEHTRLRTLLMHSFNARRIEDLSGDMHRQAASLIEAMPASGPVDLMAAYCTPLPLRIICRLLDVPLADGQVLGESAAALVRAFDLAPLDEAGLADANKGAVTLESYFDRLLRARRRQPGDDLLSALIVATSGEGGLSDEEIVANMLLLFVAGHETTSNMLGNALIHLYRDPTQWQQLRSDPSLTQGAVVEAMRFDSSVQMVARTALSPVRVGDIAVETGTTVFMLLGAANRDPAKFDNPDRFDIRRENHGRLISFSAGIHHCLGARLATATLQIALDKLLSSFPNLTITGLDDLRWHRRHSLRGVASLMAHY; encoded by the coding sequence ATGAATCTCGCTGATTTTTCGTCCCCTGCATTTTTCGATAACCCTTATCCGATCTACGAACGTTTGCGCCAGGCGGGCGATCTGGTGCCTATCGGCCCGTCGCTGATGATGACGGGGCGCTACGACCTCATCGAAGCGCTGCTGCACGATCGACGCATGGGCAAGGCGTACATGCCGAGCGTGATCGCGCGCTACGGCCCGCTGGCTGTCGAGCAGCCGGTGTTTCGCGCGATCAGCCGCATGTTCCTGATGGCCAATCCGCCGGAACATACGCGTCTTCGCACGCTGTTGATGCACTCGTTCAACGCGCGGCGCATCGAAGACCTCTCCGGCGATATGCATCGGCAGGCCGCCAGCCTCATCGAAGCGATGCCCGCGAGCGGGCCGGTCGATCTGATGGCGGCTTACTGCACGCCGCTGCCGCTGCGCATCATCTGCCGTTTGCTCGACGTGCCGCTGGCGGACGGGCAGGTGCTCGGGGAGAGTGCCGCCGCGCTGGTAAGGGCGTTCGATCTCGCGCCGCTCGACGAAGCGGGGCTGGCCGACGCCAACAAGGGCGCGGTGACGCTCGAATCGTATTTCGATCGGCTGCTGCGCGCGCGCCGCCGTCAGCCGGGCGACGATCTCCTTTCTGCGCTGATCGTGGCCACGAGCGGGGAGGGCGGTCTGTCGGACGAGGAAATCGTGGCGAACATGCTGCTGCTGTTCGTGGCAGGGCACGAGACGACGTCGAACATGCTGGGCAATGCGCTGATCCATCTGTATCGCGATCCGACGCAATGGCAGCAGCTTCGCAGCGATCCGTCGCTCACGCAGGGGGCTGTTGTCGAGGCGATGCGCTTCGACAGTTCGGTGCAGATGGTCGCACGCACGGCGCTCTCGCCGGTGCGCGTAGGCGATATTGCTGTCGAGACCGGCACGACGGTGTTCATGTTGCTGGGCGCGGCCAACCGCGATCCGGCGAAGTTCGACAACCCCGACCGGTTCGATATCCGGCGCGAGAACCACGGCCGGTTGATCTCGTTCAGTGCGGGCATCCACCACTGTCTCGGCGCACGGCTCGCGACGGCCACGCTGCAAATCGCGCTCGACAAACTGCTCAGCAGCTTCCCGAACCTGACGATTACCGGTCTGGACGATTTGCGCTGGCATCGCCGTCACAGCCTGCGCGGCGTGGCGTCGTTGATGGCGCATTACTGA
- a CDS encoding discoidin domain-containing protein, translating into MRKRHSLAWTCTGLLLAWMFLMAGTATPQTNAGATPLPIPASGRVKINLGATPWKFLGDTEPDGVSQAGFDDSGWKNVGIPHSMNEDNMFSNTQSGGDVPHGRGWYRKHFKLDKSYAGRKIVVEFEGAHMGAQVYVNGTLVKGSSVRSPNATHVVGFLPFAIDITNMVKADGVTDNVIAVRVAANGDWFEDPDFSGAFRFGQGDTGIFRPVYLYITDPVHIPLNDYPVMQTWGTHVSTVSIDSPAVDGSGTAASANIQIETNVLNESGTAQTAQVTTQIVDATGQIVQQAKDDVVLPPNAGPGYHPTLVRQNLTVDHPTLWYPNNVPRGRPYMYRVFHLVSVGGVVVDATESPLGIRTITWDANFPSINGYATHLWGASGRYDYPGLGTAVPEEQQWRDLRLLADAGGNLYRPGHSSSSTEFLNAADALGIFVVQPSGDGENGFNDCYQLSAPTTDCPQNKIDKYALKLELHRDMIVRDRNNPSVLAWEANNGIMNTAFAPLLAAIGRQWDPVNTRAQADRTPKDVNGDILSCSRQGCEVGVKNQFPNKPAWSAEYWGRGEFRANYAYEMDQVASFMNDWRNGVLANTFGIAHWYLADTPGEDSFYWSGTTYDPKLNPNGPYVRSLGDSMADGNRFPRLLYYAYQSAWTPFAIKPVVHLANTWNRKGPVRVNVFSNCPAVRLVVNDVVQGGDVKPNTLSTSTDNSLGTTTGLVGQAHWDDVQANGGHIQALCVDGFGAQVMANGKPVIDEQVTAGTPDHIVLSVVPEVIRPSGQSFQVTANGSDAVFVTAQVVDAKGVVVPDATNLITFSVDNPAVANYRGGWNHIVTMDKPQGYHSPGDHELAAEGGLTRIAIRSTFQTGHVTVSATSPGLGSGSTSYDVQPAIVVPVQAATSAPQIVVQPASQQVSVGQPAHFDVTVSGASPMQFQWQRDHQDIPGATGSSLDTAAATGDDNGHVFGVRVRNGVGTITSNDAVLSVIPALAVSIDTPPAAQTVFVGQTATFSVAVKGSPVIEYQWFRNDVAIDGAKSATYTTPVVTADDDGALFKVSVKNPLAQVTSTPVALKVNAATVPTITTPPANTVAMLNESATFTVVADGSKPLHYQWNGPSGTVGSDAPAFTINAVTPKDLGKYTVTVSNASGKSVTSDPATLSQAAPGVNLAQGKYAFASSYQDPQGMPAGNVTDGNVSTRWSSDQKDGNNASITVDLGAPMPVNRMILRWENAYASSYRIEVSNDNVQYTKAYESPAGFAGGVDDFTFPTVTARYVRMVGQTRATEYGYSLYEIEVYNVPNCNDGVLFTNERYTVLNPGEAQDKSSTLVWNRKQYATTDPNHQFTQLAAADYCAAQGKRLPTREEALSIAANNSAACAFPEKWTTWTSTLLATDPRQAYLITSAGEDRQGLVDNAPGWVLCVSGTAQVTPPTVTVQPGDVSVTQGKSAHFSLGINGSAPLTFKWYRVAKAGETSDTLLYTSSTPVYDTPAVKLEDNGTQYYVVVSNAANSVTSQKFTLTVTPPQQDPGNGNNPQVPPPVIVTPPVSQSAAIGKTATFTVSATGNGTLSYQWYRDGAQIAGAVAASYTTPAVKLEDNGAQFTVLVSAGGASKLSDGATLNVVDGVPSNDTNLALGKTVTSTPVENPGFGAAANVNDGDITTRWSSLFVDNPDADKASITIDLGKSQAVNLVRLKWEAAYGKQYLIQVSDTGNDGDWKTVYTQNTGRGGTENLSFQTVAARYVRMQGVKRQTQYGFSLFEFEVYGPKLSFDQQPQPQSVQVGQSAHFTVSVIGASNLSYTWFRNGQQVAVTTSPSYDTPATTMDDNGAQYGVVADDGNSNITSTPALLTVTPAPTGGNNGNGNTGNPPQGGNGENGTGGNGGNGGNGNNGATPVNLALGKLALASGVENPQGTPASNALDGNVDSRWSSDFNDNAWFAVDLGAPTQISEVQLRWERAYGAAYEIQISDDGNTWRKVGGQSAGQGGTEQVSFAPVTTRFVRMAGIQRSSPYGYSLYEFEVYGPAGGTVPVTNPATDNSGNSGNGNLAKGKPAFASGTESDGTPARFAVDGNPATRWSSDFNDNAWLAVDLGTSVPVSKVVLNWERAYGAAYEIQVSNDNQNWTRVASQPNGQGGVETVTFATTSARYVRMAGIKRSSQYGYSLFEFEVYGPTDGSTPPPPPLPVISGQPASVSVQQGQPAHFAVALANADGMTYQWRRGGTPIPGANASTYDTQPTTAADNGATFTVDVSNSAGNTVTSSAATLTVTPPPVTGNPPDDGTIPNYPIYPNQIGVELRNNTNGAYTDDQIFVAVIAHDPAKDGQFVYVKPDGTTVLMSDADNDGPGHLTKNGQNYANYFFTLAQAKQLKFPKLFGARAYVGLGSPLYIKVNRDVNGQIGFAGPDVRNPTDPNINVYFDWYEFTYGDNGLWLNNTQVDQFGFPLTEDVYGSNRTTHVRSGITESRASIFAAYQKEVPSAFLPANPSQYRIMAPSKGGFDEGQPNGKYFDAYIDSMWEYYRTHSLTLLMWGNARKFVGQTVGDQLVFTEVDQGNGAFVGGKYYVNHPNTQDMLEAKGPLASGNATELAIEAQVAAALNRHIMEDDTQWAAPSSAWYAKGPYNAYAKFWHDHSIDRKAYGFSYDDVADQSSTLVSPTPEHVVLGIGF; encoded by the coding sequence ATGAGAAAACGACACTCATTAGCGTGGACATGCACGGGGCTATTGCTCGCGTGGATGTTCCTGATGGCGGGCACAGCCACGCCTCAGACGAACGCGGGAGCGACGCCGTTACCCATCCCGGCGTCGGGACGCGTAAAGATCAACCTCGGGGCCACGCCCTGGAAATTCCTGGGCGACACAGAACCGGACGGCGTCTCGCAAGCCGGTTTCGACGACTCCGGTTGGAAGAACGTCGGCATTCCGCACTCGATGAACGAGGACAACATGTTCTCGAACACGCAGAGCGGGGGCGACGTGCCGCACGGTCGCGGCTGGTATCGCAAGCACTTCAAGCTCGATAAGTCCTACGCCGGTCGCAAGATCGTCGTGGAATTCGAAGGCGCGCACATGGGCGCGCAGGTCTACGTGAACGGCACGCTGGTCAAGGGCAGCAGCGTGCGCAGCCCGAACGCCACGCACGTGGTCGGCTTCCTGCCATTCGCCATCGATATCACCAACATGGTGAAGGCAGACGGCGTGACGGATAACGTGATTGCCGTGCGCGTTGCCGCCAACGGCGACTGGTTCGAAGATCCGGACTTCTCGGGCGCGTTCCGCTTCGGTCAGGGCGACACGGGCATTTTCCGTCCCGTGTATCTGTACATTACCGATCCGGTTCACATTCCGCTGAACGACTATCCCGTCATGCAGACGTGGGGGACGCACGTCTCCACCGTGAGCATTGACAGTCCGGCCGTCGACGGTTCGGGTACGGCTGCCTCGGCCAACATCCAGATCGAGACAAACGTGCTCAACGAGTCGGGCACGGCACAGACTGCGCAGGTCACCACGCAGATCGTCGACGCGACGGGGCAGATCGTGCAGCAGGCGAAGGACGACGTGGTCCTGCCGCCGAATGCCGGTCCGGGCTACCACCCGACGCTCGTGCGCCAGAACCTGACGGTCGATCATCCGACGCTCTGGTACCCGAACAACGTGCCGCGCGGCCGCCCTTACATGTACCGTGTGTTCCATTTGGTCAGCGTGGGTGGTGTGGTGGTCGATGCGACGGAAAGCCCGTTGGGTATCCGCACGATCACCTGGGACGCCAACTTCCCGAGCATCAACGGCTACGCGACGCACCTCTGGGGCGCTTCGGGCCGCTATGACTATCCGGGCCTCGGCACGGCCGTGCCGGAAGAGCAGCAATGGCGCGATCTGCGCCTGCTCGCCGATGCGGGCGGTAATCTCTATCGCCCGGGGCACTCGTCGTCGAGCACGGAATTCCTCAACGCAGCCGACGCACTGGGGATTTTCGTTGTCCAGCCGAGTGGCGACGGGGAGAACGGCTTCAACGATTGCTATCAACTCTCCGCACCGACAACCGACTGTCCGCAAAACAAGATCGACAAGTACGCGTTGAAGCTTGAGCTGCATCGCGACATGATCGTGCGCGACCGCAACAACCCGTCCGTGCTGGCGTGGGAGGCGAACAACGGCATCATGAACACGGCATTCGCGCCGCTGCTCGCCGCTATTGGCCGCCAGTGGGACCCGGTCAATACGCGCGCACAGGCCGACCGTACGCCGAAGGACGTCAACGGCGACATCCTGAGCTGCTCGCGTCAGGGTTGCGAAGTGGGCGTGAAGAACCAGTTCCCGAACAAGCCTGCATGGTCGGCCGAGTATTGGGGCCGTGGCGAGTTCCGTGCGAATTACGCATACGAGATGGATCAGGTCGCGTCGTTCATGAATGACTGGCGCAATGGCGTGCTGGCGAACACGTTCGGCATCGCGCATTGGTATCTGGCCGATACGCCGGGCGAAGACAGCTTCTACTGGAGCGGCACCACTTACGACCCGAAGCTCAACCCGAACGGTCCGTATGTTCGTTCGCTGGGTGACTCGATGGCCGACGGCAATCGCTTCCCGCGTCTGCTTTACTACGCGTATCAGTCCGCGTGGACGCCGTTCGCGATCAAGCCGGTGGTCCATCTCGCGAACACCTGGAACCGCAAGGGGCCGGTGCGCGTGAACGTGTTCAGCAACTGCCCGGCCGTGCGTCTCGTCGTCAACGACGTGGTGCAGGGCGGTGACGTGAAGCCAAACACGCTCTCGACCTCGACCGACAACTCGCTCGGCACGACCACGGGTCTCGTCGGGCAGGCGCACTGGGACGACGTGCAAGCCAACGGCGGCCACATCCAGGCGCTGTGCGTGGACGGTTTCGGCGCGCAAGTCATGGCAAACGGCAAGCCGGTGATCGACGAGCAGGTGACGGCCGGGACCCCCGACCACATCGTGCTGTCGGTGGTGCCGGAAGTCATTCGTCCGAGCGGTCAGTCGTTCCAGGTCACGGCCAACGGTTCCGACGCCGTGTTCGTGACGGCGCAGGTCGTCGATGCCAAGGGCGTCGTCGTGCCGGATGCCACGAACCTCATCACGTTCTCGGTCGACAACCCGGCCGTGGCCAACTATCGCGGCGGCTGGAATCACATCGTCACGATGGACAAGCCGCAGGGTTATCACTCGCCGGGCGATCATGAACTCGCCGCCGAAGGCGGTCTGACCCGTATCGCGATTCGCAGTACCTTCCAGACGGGCCACGTGACGGTCAGCGCAACGTCGCCGGGTCTGGGCAGCGGTTCGACGTCATACGACGTGCAGCCCGCTATCGTCGTGCCGGTACAGGCCGCCACCTCTGCGCCGCAAATCGTGGTGCAGCCCGCCAGCCAGCAGGTCAGCGTGGGCCAGCCCGCTCACTTCGACGTGACGGTCTCGGGCGCGTCGCCGATGCAGTTCCAATGGCAACGCGATCACCAGGACATCCCCGGTGCGACGGGCAGCAGCCTCGATACGGCGGCGGCCACGGGCGACGACAACGGTCATGTCTTCGGCGTGCGGGTTCGCAACGGCGTGGGCACGATCACGTCGAACGACGCCGTGCTGTCGGTGATCCCGGCACTCGCCGTAAGCATCGATACGCCGCCGGCCGCGCAAACCGTGTTCGTCGGTCAGACGGCTACGTTCAGCGTGGCGGTCAAGGGCTCGCCGGTGATCGAGTATCAGTGGTTCCGTAACGACGTCGCCATCGATGGCGCGAAGTCGGCGACCTACACCACGCCGGTGGTGACGGCCGACGACGACGGCGCGCTGTTCAAGGTGAGCGTCAAGAATCCGCTCGCACAGGTCACGTCGACGCCGGTGGCCCTCAAGGTCAACGCTGCGACGGTGCCGACCATCACCACGCCGCCAGCCAACACGGTGGCGATGTTGAATGAGAGCGCCACCTTCACGGTGGTCGCTGACGGCTCAAAGCCGCTGCACTACCAGTGGAACGGCCCGTCGGGCACGGTGGGCAGCGACGCACCGGCTTTCACGATCAACGCCGTCACGCCTAAGGATCTGGGCAAGTACACGGTGACGGTCTCGAACGCCTCCGGCAAGTCGGTGACGAGCGATCCGGCCACGCTAAGTCAGGCGGCGCCGGGTGTGAACCTCGCACAGGGCAAGTACGCATTCGCCAGCAGCTATCAGGACCCGCAGGGCATGCCCGCTGGCAACGTGACCGACGGCAACGTCAGCACGCGCTGGAGTTCGGATCAGAAGGACGGCAACAACGCGTCGATCACGGTGGACCTCGGTGCGCCGATGCCGGTCAACCGCATGATTCTGCGTTGGGAGAACGCTTACGCCAGCTCGTATCGCATCGAAGTGTCGAACGACAACGTTCAATACACGAAGGCTTACGAGTCGCCCGCCGGTTTCGCCGGTGGCGTGGACGACTTCACGTTCCCGACGGTCACCGCGCGCTATGTCCGCATGGTCGGCCAGACGCGTGCGACCGAGTACGGTTACTCGCTGTACGAAATCGAGGTCTACAACGTCCCCAACTGTAACGATGGCGTGCTCTTCACGAACGAGCGTTACACGGTGCTGAACCCGGGCGAAGCGCAGGACAAGTCCAGCACGCTGGTCTGGAACCGCAAGCAGTACGCGACGACGGACCCGAACCACCAGTTCACCCAACTGGCGGCGGCCGACTACTGCGCAGCACAGGGTAAGCGCCTGCCGACGCGCGAAGAAGCACTCTCCATTGCAGCCAACAACAGCGCAGCGTGCGCATTCCCGGAGAAGTGGACGACGTGGACGTCGACGCTGCTCGCGACCGACCCGCGTCAGGCCTACCTGATCACGTCGGCGGGCGAAGATCGCCAGGGCCTTGTCGATAACGCGCCGGGCTGGGTGCTGTGCGTGTCCGGAACGGCGCAAGTCACGCCGCCTACGGTGACGGTGCAGCCGGGTGACGTGAGCGTCACGCAGGGCAAGTCGGCGCACTTCAGCCTCGGCATCAACGGCTCGGCCCCGCTCACGTTCAAGTGGTATCGCGTGGCAAAGGCCGGTGAGACGTCAGACACGCTGCTCTATACGTCGTCGACCCCGGTCTACGACACCCCGGCCGTCAAGCTGGAAGACAACGGCACGCAGTATTACGTGGTGGTCAGCAACGCCGCGAACAGCGTCACAAGCCAGAAGTTCACGCTTACGGTGACGCCGCCCCAGCAGGATCCGGGCAACGGTAACAACCCGCAGGTTCCGCCGCCGGTGATCGTCACGCCGCCGGTGAGCCAGTCGGCCGCCATCGGCAAGACGGCCACGTTTACGGTCAGCGCGACCGGCAACGGCACGCTGTCGTACCAGTGGTATCGCGACGGTGCGCAGATCGCAGGCGCAGTGGCCGCGAGCTACACCACGCCCGCAGTCAAGCTCGAAGACAACGGCGCGCAGTTCACCGTGCTCGTGAGCGCAGGCGGGGCAAGCAAGCTGAGCGACGGTGCAACGCTCAATGTCGTGGATGGCGTGCCGTCCAACGACACGAACCTCGCACTGGGCAAGACGGTGACGTCCACGCCGGTGGAAAACCCGGGCTTCGGCGCGGCAGCCAACGTGAACGATGGCGACATCACCACGCGCTGGTCGTCGCTGTTCGTCGACAACCCGGATGCCGACAAGGCGAGCATCACCATCGACCTGGGCAAGTCGCAGGCCGTCAATCTGGTGCGCCTGAAGTGGGAAGCCGCCTACGGTAAGCAGTACCTGATTCAGGTCTCGGATACCGGTAACGATGGTGATTGGAAGACCGTCTACACCCAGAACACGGGCCGTGGCGGTACGGAAAACCTGTCGTTCCAGACGGTCGCCGCACGCTACGTTCGCATGCAGGGCGTGAAGCGTCAGACGCAGTACGGCTTCTCGCTGTTCGAGTTCGAAGTCTATGGTCCGAAGCTGAGTTTCGATCAGCAACCGCAGCCGCAATCCGTGCAGGTGGGCCAGTCGGCGCACTTCACGGTGTCGGTGATCGGCGCGTCGAACCTGTCGTACACGTGGTTCCGTAACGGCCAGCAGGTGGCGGTGACGACCAGCCCGTCGTACGACACGCCAGCTACGACGATGGACGACAACGGCGCGCAGTACGGCGTGGTCGCCGATGACGGCAACTCGAACATCACCAGCACGCCTGCCTTGCTCACGGTGACCCCGGCCCCGACCGGCGGCAACAACGGTAACGGCAACACGGGCAACCCGCCGCAAGGCGGGAACGGTGAGAACGGCACCGGTGGTAATGGTGGTAATGGTGGTAATGGCAACAACGGCGCCACGCCGGTGAACCTCGCCCTTGGCAAGCTTGCGCTGGCCAGCGGCGTGGAGAATCCGCAGGGCACGCCGGCGTCCAACGCACTTGATGGCAACGTCGATTCGCGCTGGTCGTCGGACTTCAACGACAACGCGTGGTTTGCCGTCGATCTGGGTGCCCCCACCCAGATTTCGGAAGTGCAGTTGCGTTGGGAACGTGCTTACGGCGCGGCGTACGAGATTCAGATCTCGGACGACGGCAACACGTGGCGCAAGGTCGGCGGCCAGTCTGCCGGCCAGGGTGGCACGGAGCAGGTTTCGTTCGCCCCGGTCACCACGCGCTTCGTGCGCATGGCCGGTATCCAGCGGTCGTCGCCGTACGGCTACTCGCTGTACGAGTTCGAGGTCTATGGACCTGCGGGCGGCACGGTTCCTGTGACGAACCCGGCGACCGACAACTCGGGTAATAGCGGCAACGGCAATCTCGCGAAGGGCAAGCCCGCCTTTGCGAGCGGTACCGAAAGCGACGGCACGCCCGCCCGCTTCGCAGTGGACGGCAACCCGGCAACGCGCTGGTCGTCGGACTTCAACGACAACGCGTGGCTCGCCGTCGATCTGGGCACCTCGGTGCCGGTGTCGAAGGTGGTGCTGAACTGGGAGCGTGCTTACGGTGCGGCTTACGAGATTCAGGTGTCGAACGACAACCAGAACTGGACGCGTGTGGCTTCGCAGCCCAACGGCCAGGGCGGCGTCGAAACCGTTACGTTCGCCACGACGTCGGCGCGCTACGTGCGCATGGCAGGCATCAAACGCTCGTCGCAGTACGGTTACTCGCTGTTCGAGTTCGAAGTGTACGGCCCCACGGATGGCAGCACGCCGCCGCCCCCGCCGTTGCCCGTTATCAGTGGTCAGCCGGCCAGTGTCTCGGTGCAGCAGGGACAACCGGCGCACTTCGCGGTCGCACTCGCCAACGCGGACGGGATGACGTACCAATGGCGTCGCGGCGGCACCCCGATCCCGGGCGCCAACGCTTCGACGTACGACACGCAACCGACGACGGCCGCCGACAACGGCGCGACGTTCACGGTCGACGTGAGCAATTCGGCCGGTAACACGGTGACGTCGTCGGCGGCCACGCTGACGGTGACGCCGCCGCCGGTCACCGGCAACCCGCCGGATGACGGCACCATCCCGAACTATCCGATCTATCCGAACCAGATCGGCGTCGAACTGCGTAACAACACGAACGGCGCTTATACGGACGATCAGATTTTCGTGGCGGTGATCGCGCACGACCCGGCAAAGGACGGCCAGTTCGTCTACGTGAAGCCGGACGGCACCACGGTGCTGATGTCGGACGCGGACAACGACGGCCCCGGCCACCTGACGAAGAACGGGCAGAACTACGCCAACTACTTCTTCACGCTGGCGCAGGCAAAGCAGTTGAAGTTCCCGAAGCTCTTCGGCGCACGTGCCTACGTGGGGCTGGGGTCGCCGCTGTACATCAAGGTCAACCGGGACGTGAACGGTCAGATCGGCTTCGCCGGTCCGGACGTGCGCAACCCGACCGACCCGAACATCAACGTCTACTTCGACTGGTATGAGTTCACCTATGGCGACAACGGCCTGTGGCTGAACAACACGCAGGTCGATCAGTTCGGCTTCCCGCTGACGGAAGACGTGTACGGCAGCAACCGCACGACGCACGTGCGCTCAGGCATCACCGAGTCGCGCGCGTCGATCTTCGCGGCGTATCAGAAGGAAGTGCCGTCGGCGTTCCTGCCGGCCAACCCGTCTCAGTACCGCATCATGGCGCCGAGCAAGGGTGGGTTCGACGAGGGACAACCGAATGGCAAATACTTCGACGCGTACATCGACAGCATGTGGGAGTACTACCGTACGCACTCGTTGACGCTGCTGATGTGGGGTAACGCACGCAAGTTTGTCGGTCAGACGGTGGGCGACCAGCTCGTGTTCACGGAAGTGGATCAGGGCAACGGCGCATTCGTCGGCGGCAAGTACTACGTGAATCACCCGAACACGCAGGACATGCTCGAAGCGAAGGGTCCGCTGGCCTCCGGTAACGCGACGGAACTGGCGATCGAGGCGCAGGTGGCGGCGGCGCTCAACCGCCACATCATGGAAGACGACACGCAGTGGGCAGCACCGTCGTCGGCCTGGTACGCCAAGGGCCCGTACAACGCTTACGCGAAGTTCTGGCACGACCACAGCATCGACCGCAAGGCTTACGGCTTCTCGTACGACGACGTTGCGGACCAGAGTTCCACCCTGGTTTCGCCTACGCCTGAGCACGTCGTTCTGGGTATCGGCTTCTGA
- a CDS encoding RNA polymerase sigma factor: MMQFEHDSGFARLLLPMLPKLWTFALRLTGDRHDAEDLVQRACVRALERADAQLRPDSAPLNWLYSIVHSLWLNELRARNVRNRGGVAWDDALLENIADSVSGLPDEHVGHRQIVDAVERLPAPQRVALLLVAVEGFSYREAAQILDVPVATVMGRLSAARQRLGVQFDVTPRRRGTSAVGETPT, translated from the coding sequence ATGATGCAGTTCGAGCACGATTCGGGGTTTGCGCGGTTGCTGCTCCCCATGTTGCCGAAGCTGTGGACGTTCGCGTTGCGGCTCACCGGCGACCGTCACGACGCCGAAGACCTCGTGCAGCGCGCCTGCGTGCGCGCACTTGAGCGTGCCGACGCCCAGTTGCGGCCCGACAGTGCGCCGCTGAACTGGCTCTATTCCATCGTCCATTCCCTGTGGCTCAACGAATTGCGGGCGCGTAACGTGCGCAACCGTGGCGGTGTCGCATGGGACGACGCGTTGCTCGAGAACATTGCCGACTCTGTGTCGGGATTGCCGGACGAGCATGTCGGACATCGCCAGATCGTCGATGCCGTCGAGCGTCTGCCTGCACCGCAACGCGTAGCGCTGCTCCTGGTCGCGGTCGAAGGCTTCAGCTATCGCGAGGCGGCGCAGATTCTCGACGTGCCGGTGGCCACGGTCATGGGGCGCCTGTCGGCCGCACGTCAGCGTCTGGGCGTGCAGTTCGACGTGACGCCGCGTCGACGCGGCACTTCCGCCGTTGGCGAAACGCCGACGTGA